In Paramormyrops kingsleyae isolate MSU_618 chromosome 5, PKINGS_0.4, whole genome shotgun sequence, one DNA window encodes the following:
- the LOC111850869 gene encoding xylosyltransferase 1 codes for MVGASCARKLARRSRSALIAALTVLLLQTLIVWNFSSLDPGEGAASAGSSVREKRGAAGAGNVAGDSLKGGQHRPLPPGKGSDRRGQQPDGFRSHRPKEKIRVDSNNENSVPKDFENIDNSNFGARSQPQRRTAGHGRGRLGEGAAPPPRGTGKASDEVIHYDGAEAASPASPASPGPNRTHSASTGRAGGLQRTEERHRGVQPAGKPAPSASQITYEQPPKCEIGGKEAISALSRAKSKECRQQIAEVYCRHKEGRLMPEKVTRYCPLEGKANVNVHWEDESWEGAPLNPVRIAFMLVIHGRAARQFQRLFKAIYHSAHFYYVHVDERSSYLHRQVVTLLRQYPNVRVTPWRMSTIWGGASLLTMYLRSMKDLLAMSDWSWDFFINLSAADYPIRTNDQLVAFLTKYRDMNFIKSHGRDNARFIRKQGLDRLFYECDTHMWRLGDRKIPEGISVDGGSDWFLLNHAFVEYVVTSRDDLVTSMKRFYSYTLLPAESFFHTVLENSAHCGSMVDNNLRITNWNRKLGCKCQYKHIVDWCGCSPNDFKPADFHRFQQTARPTFFARKFEASVNQEVVNQLDAFLFGAVPADTPGLKAYWENVFDEADGVHSLKDAQLTHYHAFGRMGLARAASSLQGDGRDRSCRYSPTGHPASVHLYFLSDQFQGYLVRHRATNLATGKLETLETWVMPRKVFKMASKPNGGVSRLQFAEIGTDWDAKERMFRNFGGLMGPLDEPIGMQKWGKGPNVTVTVVWIDPTNVIAATYDILVDAGAEFTHYRPPLNLPLRPGVWTVRVLHHWNPVAETRFLITPLTYSRQQPIQQGDTLKLHNGPTKNSYMEQSFHGLNPVLNIPVHLGQVEAAKRNAALTGPELERWVDGLVGALWAAADVCTVGSSACPVTQACRKTAWSSLSPDPKSQLGPPRADGRIR; via the exons GATGGCTTCCGCTCTCACCGGCCTAAGGAGAAAATACGGGTGGACAGCAACAACGAGAACTCCGTGCCCAAGGACTTTGAGAACATTGACAACAGCAACTTCGGGGCGCGTTCGCAACCACAGAGGCGGACGGCCGGCCATGGACGGGGACGGCTCGGTGAGGGGGCAGCACCGCCCCCCCGCGGCACGGGCAAGGCCTCCGACGAGGTCATCCACTACGACGGTGCTGAGGCTGCCTCACCCGCCTCGCCAGCCTCTCCGGGTCCCAACCGCACACACTCTGCGAGCACCGGCCGGGCAGGAGGCCTGCAGCGGACAGAGGAAAGGCACCGGGGCGTCCAGCCGGCCGGCAAGCCAGCCCCCTCCGCCTCGCAGATCACGTACGAGCAGCCGCCCAAGTGCGAGATCGGTGGCAAAGAGGCCATCTCAGCGCTGTCCCGCGCCAAGAGCAAGGAGTGCCGGCAGCAGATCGCCGAGGTGTACTGCCGTCACAAGGAGGGCCGGCTTATGCCGGAGAAGGTGACTCGCTACTGCCCCCTGGAGG GCAAAGCCAATGTCAACGTGCACTGGGAGGACGAGTCATGGGAGGGGGCACCGCTGAACCCCGTCCGCATCGCCTTCATGCTGGTGATCCACGGCCGGGCTGCCCGCCAGTTCCAGCGCCTCTTCAAAGCCATTTACCACTCGGCCCATTTCTATTACGTCCACGTTGACGAG CGTTCCAGCTACCTGCACCGCCAAGTGGTGACCCTCTTGAGGCAGTATCCCAATGTGCGGGTGACGCCTTGGCGCATGTCCACCATCTGGGGCGGAGCCAGCCTGCTCACTATGTACTTGCGGAGCATGAAGGACCTCCTGGCCATGAGCGACTGGAGCTGGGACTTCTTCATCAACCTCAGCGCTGCTGACTATCCAATCAG GACCAATGATCAGCTGGTAGCCTTCCTGACCAAATACCGCGACATGAATTTCATCAAGTCCCACGGGAGAGACAACGCCCG gtTTATCCGCAAGCAGGGCCTGGACCGCCTCTTCTATGAATGCGACACCCACATGTGGAGGTTGGGGGACCGCAAGATCCCCGAGGGCATCTCCGTGGACGGGGGCTCTGATTGGTTCCTGCTCAACCACGCCTTCGTGGAGTATGTGGTCACCTCCCGTGACGACCTAGTCACCAGCATGAAACGCTTCTACTCCTATACCCTGCTGCCCGCAGAG TCTTTCTTCCACACGGTCCTGGAGAACAGCGCCCACTGCGGGAGCATGGTGGACAACAACCTGCGCATCACCAACTGGAACCGCAAGCTGGGCTGCAAGTGCCAGTACAAGCACATCGTGGACTGGTGCGGCTGCTCGCCCAACGACTTCAAGCCGGCCGACTTCCACCGCTTCCAG CAGACAGCCAGGCCCACCTTCTTCGCCCGCAAGTTCGAGGCGAGCGTGAACCAGGAGGTGGTGAACCAGCTGGACGCCTTCCTGTTTGGCGCGGTGCCCGCCGACACGCCAGGCCTCAAGGCGTACTGGGAGAACGTCTTCGACGAGGCCGACGGCGTGCACAGCCTGAAGGACGCCCAGCTCACGCACTACCACGCCTTCGGCCGCATGGGGCTGGCCCGCGCCGCCAGCTCGCTGCAGGGGGATGGCCGCGACCGCAGCTGCAG GTATTCCCCAACGGGCCACCCAGCCTCCGTCCACCTCTACTTTTTGTCCGACCAATTCCAGGGCTACCTGGTGAGGCATCGTGCCACCAACCTGGCCACTGGGAAGCTGGAGACACTAGAGACCTGGGTCATGCCCAGAAAGGTCTTCAAGATGGCCAGCAAACCCAATGGTGGCGTGagcaggctgcagtttgctgaG ATCGGAACAGACTGGGACGCCAAGGAGAGGATGTTCCGCAACTTTGGGGGCCTGATGGGGCCCTTGGATGAGCCCATCGGGATGCAGAAGTGGGGCAAAGGGCCGAATGTGACGGTGACGGTGGTCTGGATCGACCCCACCAACGTCATCGCCGCCACCTACGACATCCTGGTGGACGCCGGTGCCGAGTTCACGCACTACAGGCCCCCGCTGAACCTGCCGCTGCGGCCCGGCGTCTGGACCGTGCGCGTGCTGCACCACTGGAACCCCGTGGCTGAGACGCGTTTCCTGATCACGCCGCTGACCTACAGCCGACAACAGCCTATCCAGCAAG gcGACACCCTGAAGCTCCACAACGGCCCCACCAAGAACAGCTACATGGAGCAGAGCTTTCATGGCCTGAACCCCGTGCTGAACATCCCCGTGCACCTGGGCCAGGTGGAGGCGGCCAAGAGGAACGCCGCACTGACGGGGCCCGAGCTGGAGCGCTGGGTGGAcggcctggtgggggcgctGTGGGCCGCGGCAGACGTCTGTACCGTTGGGTCCAGTGCCTGTCCCGTCACACAGGCGTGCCGGAAGACGGCCTGGAGTTCCCTTAGTCCTGACCCCAAATCCCAACTGGGACCGCCTCGGGCTGACGGCCGCATCAGGTAG